The following nucleotide sequence is from Phormidium ambiguum IAM M-71.
TTATTTCTGCGATTTGTTGTGACTCGGAACGTTCCTTAACCTCAACAGACAAACCAGCATAATAATCTTTTAATTGTTTGATATCTCTTTCTAAGTAACTTGCATCAAAACTTGTAGTAGAAGTTAATGTAGCTATTTTTTCTTGTACTGTATCTGTAATTTGCCTTAACTCAGAAACTTGTTGTAGCTCTCGTTCCCTAAACTCAGAATTTAACTGCACTAAGTTTTGTTTTAGCTGGTTAATTTCTTGTTCTAAATAACTGCTATCAACACTAGTTGTTGTTGTCGGTAGTTCAGCTATTGTTTGTTGAATGAAAGCAGTAATTTTTCTTAATTCTGTTATTTCTTGTAACTCTGTCCGTTCTTGGAAATCAGCACTTAATTTAGCAAAATCAGCTTGGATTTTGGCAATTTTATCCTTTTCTTCATTTTGGTAAATAATGCCTTCTAATTTTACAATTGCTGCTTTCAATTCATAAATTTGTTGTTCAAGATAATTTGGGTCAAATGTCGCCAAATTTGGCGGAATTTCTGGGGTTTCTTTAGTTATTTTGGAAGTAACATTGCTCAATGCTTCTTCCAGACTAACAAATTGTCTTTGCAGGTCAGAAATTTCCGTTTTAATAGGTTGAGAATCTAGATTTTTGCTCGAAAGTGATAAATCTTGAACTGAAGCTTGTAGCGATCGCATTTCCCCAGCAACTTCTTTATCTACCTGTTGGATACGATTGTCGATTTCCGAAACGATCGCCGTAACATCATCTTCTAACTTTTGCTGAAATTTCCCTCTATTGATCAAATTCAGCGACAGAGCCAAAGTCAGAGGAGCCGCCGCGACAATCATCTGTTGTGACCAAACTGCCGCCAGCGTCCCAGCCACACTAGCACCAACTGAAATCTTTTCTGCAACCCTCAGACTGTTATTTTCGTTGCTAGCTTTCATTGAGTAGACCTAAAAATTGTAAATTTCTTCTGTTTGTTAGGCAGAATATATCATATAATTTATTGCGTTAATATTAGGTATATTTTATAGATTTCCTTAGTTTTAGTTTATAGTTAGTAGCCTAATGTTGGCTAAAAAATTAAGGACTGAGAAATTTTGGCTAACTAGATTCAATCCCAAAATAAAAAACTCCCCAGTCCCTAATCCCCAATCACCAATCCCCATTATTCCCAATTCCACGATTTTAGCCGAAACACCAACTTAGCTTGTTCAGGTTTTGGTTGCAATTCGGAAAATTGAGTTAAAAATATTGAATGTCCGTTTCTTAAGCTAACCAAATTTTCTGCTTCAATCCTTAATGTTTTCTTATTACCAAAGTTACATTCAAAAGGTGCAACTCGATAAGCACTTAAGGGGCCAAATTGACTTCCCAACCTAACTCCAACACAAGTAATATCTGAGGGATTTTTACCTGCTTGGCGCAAAGCTGTGCTGACTTCAGTGTTAAGTTTGCTAGATTGCCGAACTAAAGGCATAATTTCATCCAAACCTAGAGTTCCTCCGGCTAAAGCTGTTTGAGAAATTAAACTGCTAGCGATCGCCAAAGGTAACATAAACTTAGTAATATTCATTTTTAATCTCGCTTTGACAAAACCTTACAATCATTATGATAAATTGACTCATTAGGTAACGTTTTTGTTCCCTCTAGCAAAACATTTAGAATTATTTAACAAGAAGACTCAGTTCATGGTAATGTGACAAATTGAGCCAAGAATCCAACGCGCTTATTGCCGTAGGAATATCAATATGCTCAATAAGACATTTTTATAGTAGATAAGTTCAAACTCATGGCTGACATAGTTGATATTGCAGTTAGCGCAGGTTCATTCCAGACTTTAGTAACAGCTGTTCAAGTTGCTGGTTTAGTGGATGCGCTGAAAAGTCCTGGGCCTTTTACAGTTTTTGCACCCAATGACGAAGCTTTTGCTAAACTACCACCTGGAACAGTAGAGTCTTTGGTGAAAAGTCCTCCTCAGTTAGGCCGGATTCTCAAATATCATGTGGTAGCAGGAAAATTAATGAAAGAAGACCTAGCTAAACTCAATTCTGTCACTTCTTTGGAAGGTTCCCCGATTTCGATCGATTGTTCTGATGGTTTTGAAGTGAAGAACTCAACAGTTATTGCCGCAGATATTGAAGCGGATAACGGTGTAATTCATGTGATCGATCGAGTAATATTGATGGGTTAATTTGCTGAGAGTAGAGACGTTGTATAGAACGTCTCTACAAGCCTAAAATATTAGTGTCTGGCGCAAGGTACAAAATCAAAATTGTATTTGAGAAATTAAGTACAGCGATCTTAGAGTAAAAAACTGAAATGACAGGGAAAGAAACACAAGAAAACTCAGCTAATTTTAATATCAATCCTAAAGATATTTTCTGGGCTTTTTGGCCAATTTTACCACTTTATCCCTACAGCAAACGGCGGACTATTCGTAAAGAAATAGTTCCCGATACTATCTGGACTTTCGATCAGTTACAAGGCATTTTTTATGTAGCTGTACCAATTAGAATGACGGTTATCAGACTGGAAACAGGCGGTTTGTTAATCTATGCACCAGTCGCCCCAACTATCGAATGTATTCGATTAGTTAAAGAATTAGTTGCCAAACACGGGGATGTAAAATATATTATTTTGCCGACTATTTCTGGTTTAGAACATAAAGTTTTTGTTGGGCCATTTGCCAGACGTTTTCCCCAAGCTCAAGTTTTCATTGCGCCTGGTCAATGGAGTTTTCCAATTTCCTTACCTTTGAGTTGGTTAGGTTTTCCAACAAAGCGCACGCAAATACTACCAGAAGATAGCAGTAAAACTCCCTTTGCTGATGAATTTGATTATGCAATTTTAGGGCCGATTGGATTAGGAATAGGTTCATTTGGTGAAGTAGCTTTTTTCCATAAAAGATCGCAAACTCTCCTAGTCACCGATTCAGTAGTTTCTGTCCCTGAAAATCCCCCAGAAATAGTCGAACTTGAACCTTATCCCTTGCTTTTCCATGCCAAAGATGATGCTTTTTCTATTGTCGAAGATAACAAAGATAATCGTCAAAAAGGATGGCAACGTATCTCATTATTTGCCTTTTACTTCCGTCCTAGTGCAATGGAAACAGTCAAATTAGGAGAAGCTTTTCGGACTGCTTTCCAAGTTAGCGATCGATCTAAAAAAGCGTACTATGGTATCTATCCCTTCAAATGGAAAAATGGCTGGCAACACTCATTTAACGCACTTCGCAGAGATGGAAATTTATTAGTAGCACCAATCCTGCAAGCTTTAATTTTAAATCGCGCCCCCCAAGAAACAATTAATTGGGCAAATCAAGTTAGTCAATGGAACTTTCAACGAATTATTCCTTGTCATTTTGAAGCCCCCATTTCCGCAAAACCCCAACAATTTCGCCAAGCATTCAATTTTTTAGAAAAAAATCCGGCTATTACCGACAATTTAATCAGTACTACAAAACCTCTACCAGAAGAAGATTTTCAGTTACTTAGAGAACTGGATGAAGCTTTAGGGAAACTTGGTATTGTACCACCCTCAAAGGAAAAAATTTAAGATGAATAAATTCATCTTAAATAACTTCTCTTCAAGCATAAATTGTACGGAACACTTAGTTAATTCCACTAGGAATCACTCAATAATTAGCCATTAACTCAAAATCATTTTAGTAATGATAACAATTTTAATTAACTCAGTTATTGCTAATTATTCCCAAATACAAATTAAAATTAAAACATGATAAAAACGGTATCCAAATAACCTAAATAACTTAAGTATATTTACTCAAATAATTAGTAAAACTATCATGAAATCAAAACTAAGTAAGTGCAAAAGTTTATCATAAACATTTTTGGAATCAATATTAAGTAACTTTACAAAATTAACTATTTTCCCCACTTAGTTATATGCTGATATATCTTGCTAATCAGACAAAATCTAGCAAAAAGTTTTTTGGAAACAGTAATTATGGTCACATTACCTGAAAAACAATCTCAATTTATCACTTCGGAAAGCCAAATATCAGGGAAAAAAATTCACCATCAAATAGTAATAATTGGTGGAGGTGCAGCAGGTGTTACTTCTGCTTCGCTGTTATTAATCCAAAATCCATCTCTTGATATTGCCATCATTGAACCAGCAGAAAAACATTATTATCAACCTGGCTGGACAATGGTAGGTGGTGGAGTGTTTCAACTTCAAGACACGGTAAGAAATGAACAAGACTTGATTCCTCAAGATGTGAAATGGATTAAAGATTATGCAGTTAAATTAGATCCTGACAACAACAGAGTTTTAACCAAAGAAGGTTTGCAAGTTGAATACGATTATTTAATTGTTTGTCCGGGAATTCAAATTAACTGGCATCTAATTAAAGGATTGAAAGAAGCGATCGGTAAAAATGGCGTTACCAGCAATTATTCCTCTATTTATGCACCTTATACTTGGGAACTTATTAAAAACTTTCAAGGTGGAAACGCTATATTTACCTATCCTAATACACCTATTAAATGTGGCGGAGCACCGCAAAAAATAATGTACATGGCGGATGATATGTTCCGCAAATCAGGTGTAAGAGAGCGAACTAACGTTATCTATTGCACAACTACTACTAAAATGTTTTTTGTTCCTGAATATTCAGACGTTTTAGATGGAGTAGTCGCCAAACGCAACATTCAAGTTAAATTCCGTTGCAACTTAAAAGAAATCAAAGCTGATAGCAAAGAAGCGATTTTCGACCTCACCAAGGATGATGAAACAGTAGAAGAAATCACCTTGAAATATGACATGATTCACGTTGCACCACCGCAAAGTGCACCCGACTTTATTAAAGAAAGTCCCCTGGCAATTCCCAATAATCCTTTTGGTTGGGTAGATGTGAATAAAGACACATTGCAACATAACCGATATTCCAATGTCTTTGCCTTGGGTGATGCTTCTTCTTTACCAACTTCTAAAACTGCGGCTGCTATTCGCAGACAAGCACCAGTTTTGGTAGAAAACTTGTTAGCTTTAATAACATCTCAACCTCTAAATAATCGTTATAACGGTTATACTTGTTGTCCCTTAATTACTGGCTACAACAAGTTAGTAATGGCAGAATTTGATGGTTATACTTTCACACCAATGTCCAGTTTTCCCTTCAATCCAGCTAAAGAACGTTGGAGTATGTGGGTAATGAAGAAAAATATTTTACCTTGGGTTTATTGGAATCGGATGTTGAAAGGTCAACAGTTTGAAGGAGATTACATCAAGTTCATGCAGTGGAAAAAGCAGAAATAGGAAAGGATAACTGTAAAACAATTTCACGTTAATTTTGATATCAATCAATTTGTAAGGACGGGTTTAGCCAATATATTGGGCAAGCCACCATCAAAATTTTCCCAAAACCCGCCCCTACTAGATATGAATCATTCATTTCGTGAATTGGTATAAGCTAAAAAAGTAGAGACGTTGTATGCAACATCTCTACTTTTTTTTAAATTCCGCACCAAGCATTTTAAAGAAGAATGTTTGTTAAACTACCAGAAGAATAATTAGACCAAGTATTTTGATCGGATGTATTTCGTAACAAAGCTAAAGCTAATCCATCATAAGCAATATTAGTTAACTTGTAAGAGCCATATTTTCCATCAAGATCGACTAGTGATACGGTGTTGTTACCTTCGTATATCCATAATTCCATTGTTGACAGTGCTTCTTCTATTTGAAGGCGTGCTTCAGTAGATTGATCGAGTAAATGAAAACATTGTTGGTTAACTAAAATACCAGTTCCATGCCAATAACTATTGACGGTAGCGGCTCTGCGACCCGCTGTTCCACCTGCTACTGCTTCTAACTCTTCTTCATCCAGTTCATAGTCATCTAATTCATCAAAATTAGGCTCAGTTTTTTGACTAGCCCAACATAGAGCAAACTGCAAATCTAAGATAGTAAAGTCGTAGCCAAATTCAGCAGCTATTTCCTGAAAATTTTCGGGATTTTTAGCATTTTCTAAAGCAGATTTTAATGTAGGATTCTGTTCGATATTTTGACATAGCTCATAAATGCTTTGTTGCGCTTTGACAAAAGCATATTCTGTAGTAGGTAAGTTTTCTGCATTAATCGGCCCGATCGCATTTGTCAACATTAGTAGTTTCCTCTAAATTTCAAGATCAACACTCCTCATAAACAGGAGTAACTATAACTTGCTAAATCGATCTGGTTTTCTGTATTTTGGCAGACATAATAAACATTTAGAAATATGTGTTTAGAAAATTACAAAAGTTGAGAATTGGGTGATTTTCTAAACTTTTAGCAACAATTCATACTATGGGTTACTTGTTTCACAACAGCTAAAAAATTATTTCCCAATATGAAGAAGAGAAAATACTGTCACTTCGCGCAAATTTACCGTTCTGTGTGATATTACTTATTAAAAATGAACCCTTTTGTCCATCCTTATCAGTTACTTTAACGGTATTATTACCCATCCATGTCCATTCCTCCATGTATTGCAGTGCTTCGACTATTACTTTTCGCTGATCGAGAGATTCCTGCAATAAGTAAAAACAGTCATCTTCTACTTGAATCCCTGTTTCATGCCAATAGCTATTCCGAAATGCACCTCGTCTGGTACCACCTGCTACTGCTTCCAATTCTTCTTCATCTAATTCGTAATCATCAAATTCATCAGAAATGGAATAGTTGTTGGCTAATTCCAAATTGATAGCAATTTGTAAATCTGAAACTGTGAATTCATAGCCATTCTCAGCTGCAATTTCGAGGAAAGAATCAATATCTTTTGTTTGCTCTATTTGAGATTTAAGATCGCCACTATTCTCTATGGCTTTAAACAAATTGTAGATAGCTTGTTGAGTTTTAACAAAGTGGCACTCTTCAGCAGGTAATTCTTCTACATTAATTGATTGAACTGGAAGATCTGACATGATAACTTCGATCGCTAAATGGTATTGTAAACACTGGTAATCAATTGGCTAAAATCAATTAGCACATCTGCCTTGATTTACATAATTTTTATTTTTTGCAACCAGTTATAATTTTTGTTTAATCTATATAAAGTTTAATTGGATAAATTTTAAATAGGGATAAATTAACGATGAAGTTATAAAGAAGATTTCAAGAGTTTCTTCTAGAAAAAGTACAGAAATACACGGTTAAAACCCGGAGCAAAAGTTTTTTCAATTTTAATTCTTAGCACATTACAATTTGTTGTTTTGGCTACAAAATTTATCCGTATTTTTATGGATGAAATTTTAGTTAATTTAGTGACTTAAATCATATTCGTTTGATTTCAAACCTTGTAAAGACTTTACATATAGCGCCTCCACAGGGTTTAGAATTATGAGATTATGGTTTAACCATACAAACACAGCGCACGTCGTCTCAGCAGAATCAAGAATACAAAGGGTATTTAATACTACTCAGTTTCAAGGTAAATTCTTCCTTTAACCCAAAAAATACTGACTCAAGTAAATGGAACTGGACTTACGCACTGAGACTAAACAAAGAGTTATAGCGCCTTACATCCGTACTTTAGCGTAGATTGAGATCTAGGACTTACGCAGATACTCTAGATACAGGGGCAACCACAGGGGGATTGCTTCTACAAGTTGTGTTTATTCTCATAATTTGCGGAAGTCCTGAGTAGTACAGCGAAACACGCTAACGTTTTAGACGCGAAGAGAACAGGAAAAATATAAAGGGGTAGCAAACTTAGATTTGGTATTAATCCCAAAGTAGAACGGAAGGTAACAGTTCTGGGTATGCTAACCGAAGTAATTCGTAGCCAATTCCCGAAGTTCCTTGAAAAAAGCTGGGACTAAATACAGAATTAGGTAAATTCGGTAACTTATATCCTCCAGATTTTTCTGCCCAATTAACTGCCCAAGTGGTTCTTTGTTCCGCAATTAATTTTAAGTTAGGACGGGATAGTTTTTCCGCAGCCACTTGTAATAGTTCTATGCGACCAAAATTACCACAACAAACGCAATCTACATCTTGTAAACTATATTTTTGCGTTGTTTGTAAAGCAATTTCTATATCCTGTTCAATTTCATTTGTGTTTAAAATTGACCAGCTACCCAATCTAGCTAATCCAATTCCAGTTGCACCATGACACCAACTGACTGCAAAACTAGGTTGACCATTTTGTTGAGCAAATGCTCGAAAATCAGGCCAATTTGCCGCAGTCGGGGAAAATACGCTACGCTCATAATTAATACCGTCAATTGCTGCGGTTAAAAAAGCTTCATTTTGTGTAACTGCATAAAGTTGTAATAGAGCATAAGCAATCCCTGCGGCACCATGAGAAAAGCCTGTATAATGTTTTTGTCCTAAAATCTGCCAAGCTTTGCCTGATTTATAATTTTGAGTGGAAAGATTTGGATAGATAATTTGTTTTTTTGGTTCTGTTTGATGGGCAAGTAAATGTTGGCCGCAATTAACAGCTATTGCTAGTACATTTCGATCTTTTGTGACTTTGTATAAAGCTAATAATCCTAATATTGCTCCGGCTGCGCCGCCAATAATATCAAATTGTTTGTCAGTATTTATGAGTTCGGGAGTAATTAATCGAGCAACAGCTAAAGCATCTTCTAAAAGTGTTGGTTCTTGGAGAAATTGACTGGCTTTCACTAAGGAATAAATAATGGAACCTAAACCTGTACCTCCGCCAATTCCTACGCGCACAAATTTGCGAATAGATTCAAAATCAGCTGTTTGAATAATTTTTTGAATTGGTTGAAAAGCAGCTAAACTTAGTTGATGAAATTGTTGTGTGCCTCTGACATAATCTAATGCTGATAAAAATAATGCAATTCCGCCATTGCCGTTGTACAAATCTTCAGGTAAAGGCATTAGTTGAAAAATTTCGACGTTAGGAATATAGGCAAAACTAATCCACTTTACACTGCCATCTTTTCCCCAAATTACTCGTTGTTCTATTTCTGTAGCAATGCGATTTGCTTCTTGAAGTAACTGCTTTTTACTTAAAGGTTGTAAATGAGACAAATCTTGGGGAATTAAGTTGTTTAAGCTGGGAGTTAGGGGATGATTAATAAAGTTATTTCGCACTACTCTGGCATAAAAGGAACCTTGTATTATCTCTATTTGTTGAGCTAAATTTGTTTCGTTTAAATCTTGTATTTGGCAGATAACTGCCTGATAACTCGAATCTTTAAAGTATTGTTCTATGGGTTGTTCTACTCCTATTGTTAGGTCTTGACTGTCGGTATAAGCGCCAAAGTAGGGAATATCCATTTGTTCCATTGCTTTTAGTTCAGCATGAAAGATTGACCAAGCATTTGGTTTTTGGTCAGTAAGCAAAAAAGCACGGGAGAGAATGTCTAATTCAATGCTGCGATCGATCCCATTAAGAAAAAATTGTGGTGCAAAAGTTTTCTGTAGAATTGTCCAATAAATTCTAGTGGCGCGAAAAATAAACCGCACGCGCTGATTTTTCATTAATAATAAAGGGGTGTTGGATGCTAGCAAAATTTCTCGTTTTTCCATTAAAAACTGATACATTTGCTCAAATCCACTGACTATCTCGGCTAAATAATCATTGGGAGACAGGGGAAATTTATTTAAAACTGGAACATTAGGAGGAATGGAAAATTGTAAATCTTTTGTCCCTCCTCCTTCTTCTGGTGGTGCGGTTACTTGGGCTTCAACACTACCTAAAGCGCTAGTATCATAAGCTAACCGCTTGTTTTTTCCAAATTCCCAACGGGGTAATAAACCTGTGCGTAAAACTGAGTCAGCGAAGTGGGAATTTACCGTAATTTCTGCTTCAGTTTCTGATTGTAATTCTGCTAATGGATTGACTTCTTGGTGCATGATAGTTTCCATATCAATTAACACCAAATGTTCTCCATGTGCGATTAAGTTTTCCCGGTGACAGTCAACTACTCGTAGTGCATAAAGCAGACATAATAACATTCCAGAACGTTGATAAAAACGCTTGGCTGCGGCTTCGTCTTCACAAGGTAAATGTTCTACATATTCTACCCAGCCGTGTGTTTGGTAATCGCAAACTTTTAAAATTTTGAATTTTAAAGGTATTCCTTGCTGATTGCACCATTCTAAAAACTGTGTATAAGCTACTTCTGCTCCTAAACCTTTGGGTTTATATACTAGTTGCAATCCTGATTCAAAAGAGAGTGCAATTACTGTTTTACCGCCATTATGAGGATCGGAAAGTGCTGGATTTATTTTAATAACTTTTCCTAACTTATAACTGGCATTTTGTTTTGGTTGGAATACTTGGGTAATATCATTTAAGTTAGCTTGCAAACGCTGTAAAAAGTTCGCTGTTGCTTCTACCCAGAAGTCAACTGCTGTTGCCATTAATCTGCCTAGTACAGGATAATTCTGGAAAAAATTTATTAGTCCATCTTGCAAAATTTTTTGGACAAAAGCATCATACTGTACTTTAATTTGCGCTCGATCGCCTGTAGATTGGCGCAATAAATTAAGTAAATTTTGACCTAAAGGACGAGAACGTGCAAATTCATATTCTAAAGTTTTTCCACTTAAATTTAAAAGTTGATTTAGTAAATTACGTTCTAATGTAAAATAAGCAGAACTTGAAAGTAAATCTAAAAGCAATGATGCTGGAAAATTTAGCGAATTGAATAATTTTCTTCTGGCTATATAGATAGCTGGTAGTAATATTTCTTTAAAGGGCAATTTAATTCCGGGATCTAGAGGTAATCGATCGATATGATTAATTATTGGATGATTAGATTCATCATCAGAAATAAAATAATGCTGATCTTTGAGTTCACAAGCAAAAATTTCTGCTCTTTTTTCTGGATCGTTAAATAATAACCAAGCAGCCTCGATAATTTCGCTTAAAGTATCTGCCCAAGTTGGCAAAATTTCAGGATTTACAGTGGGAAGCGATCGCACAATTTGATTGGCTTGTTCTAAATTCAAATTATCCCAGATCAAGCGTTTGGCAAACTTTTCTCTGTTTCCTTGGGCTACCACTTGACACCAACGTTCCCAACGCGGATGATTTTGTGATTCACTAGTATCTGTATCATTAACTGCAAATGGTGGCATTGAAAGGCGCTCTGACAGAGAGGTAGCTTGGGCTACAATTTTTGCTAAGTCGGATTTGGCGATTTTCATAGTATTACATTACGGTTATTAATAATCAGTAGCTGGTAGTTGGTAATAAGTTTGAATAGAAAAGTAAATTACCGACTATTGAAACAGAGCCAAGAGCAAGAGCGTAAGCGGATCATAAGTTTTGCTGCAAATATCGTCAGTCTTATTATTCCCAAGTTAGCAATAAATGTCCCTTTTGTATTTAAGTAATTTTTCCAGATTGTTAAAGATTGTCATTGTATCTGCTTCCTGTTGTTACATTCACAAAGCTTAAACTGATAACTTTGCGCTCTCTTAAACCTAGTTAGCAATCATAATCTTCATGGGGAGCAATTTCATTCCAATTATATGCCATATAATCAACTAATTGTGTTAATTCTCTTGTCCATTTTCGGCGCAAAGCGACATATAAATCGGCTCCTTCTTCTAAATTACTGACAGTTTTAATGTTTTGTGCATTGAGTCTTTCCACTGCGAGATAATATCGTTTTCTCCAGTTCTCTTCCTCTTGTTCGCTAATGAATAAATGCCGTTTTGGTAACAGAGACTTCGATAAGATGTTGAGTAGGTGCATTCCACCTCCCCATAATTCTGCAACTGCGGCAGAATTGATTAGCGATCGATATTTTTTTTCATGTAAAGCAGTTTTGAT
It contains:
- a CDS encoding type 2 lanthipeptide synthetase LanM family protein; this encodes MKIAKSDLAKIVAQATSLSERLSMPPFAVNDTDTSESQNHPRWERWCQVVAQGNREKFAKRLIWDNLNLEQANQIVRSLPTVNPEILPTWADTLSEIIEAAWLLFNDPEKRAEIFACELKDQHYFISDDESNHPIINHIDRLPLDPGIKLPFKEILLPAIYIARRKLFNSLNFPASLLLDLLSSSAYFTLERNLLNQLLNLSGKTLEYEFARSRPLGQNLLNLLRQSTGDRAQIKVQYDAFVQKILQDGLINFFQNYPVLGRLMATAVDFWVEATANFLQRLQANLNDITQVFQPKQNASYKLGKVIKINPALSDPHNGGKTVIALSFESGLQLVYKPKGLGAEVAYTQFLEWCNQQGIPLKFKILKVCDYQTHGWVEYVEHLPCEDEAAAKRFYQRSGMLLCLLYALRVVDCHRENLIAHGEHLVLIDMETIMHQEVNPLAELQSETEAEITVNSHFADSVLRTGLLPRWEFGKNKRLAYDTSALGSVEAQVTAPPEEGGGTKDLQFSIPPNVPVLNKFPLSPNDYLAEIVSGFEQMYQFLMEKREILLASNTPLLLMKNQRVRFIFRATRIYWTILQKTFAPQFFLNGIDRSIELDILSRAFLLTDQKPNAWSIFHAELKAMEQMDIPYFGAYTDSQDLTIGVEQPIEQYFKDSSYQAVICQIQDLNETNLAQQIEIIQGSFYARVVRNNFINHPLTPSLNNLIPQDLSHLQPLSKKQLLQEANRIATEIEQRVIWGKDGSVKWISFAYIPNVEIFQLMPLPEDLYNGNGGIALFLSALDYVRGTQQFHQLSLAAFQPIQKIIQTADFESIRKFVRVGIGGGTGLGSIIYSLVKASQFLQEPTLLEDALAVARLITPELINTDKQFDIIGGAAGAILGLLALYKVTKDRNVLAIAVNCGQHLLAHQTEPKKQIIYPNLSTQNYKSGKAWQILGQKHYTGFSHGAAGIAYALLQLYAVTQNEAFLTAAIDGINYERSVFSPTAANWPDFRAFAQQNGQPSFAVSWCHGATGIGLARLGSWSILNTNEIEQDIEIALQTTQKYSLQDVDCVCCGNFGRIELLQVAAEKLSRPNLKLIAEQRTTWAVNWAEKSGGYKLPNLPNSVFSPSFFQGTSGIGYELLRLAYPELLPSVLLWD
- a CDS encoding Nif11-like leader peptide family natural product precursor translates to MLTNAIGPINAENLPTTEYAFVKAQQSIYELCQNIEQNPTLKSALENAKNPENFQEIAAEFGYDFTILDLQFALCWASQKTEPNFDELDDYELDEEELEAVAGGTAGRRAATVNSYWHGTGILVNQQCFHLLDQSTEARLQIEEALSTMELWIYEGNNTVSLVDLDGKYGSYKLTNIAYDGLALALLRNTSDQNTWSNYSSGSLTNILL
- a CDS encoding Nif11-like leader peptide family natural product precursor, producing the protein MSDLPVQSINVEELPAEECHFVKTQQAIYNLFKAIENSGDLKSQIEQTKDIDSFLEIAAENGYEFTVSDLQIAINLELANNYSISDEFDDYELDEEELEAVAGGTRRGAFRNSYWHETGIQVEDDCFYLLQESLDQRKVIVEALQYMEEWTWMGNNTVKVTDKDGQKGSFLISNITQNGKFARSDSIFSSSYWEIIF
- a CDS encoding NAD(P)/FAD-dependent oxidoreductase; this translates as MVTLPEKQSQFITSESQISGKKIHHQIVIIGGGAAGVTSASLLLIQNPSLDIAIIEPAEKHYYQPGWTMVGGGVFQLQDTVRNEQDLIPQDVKWIKDYAVKLDPDNNRVLTKEGLQVEYDYLIVCPGIQINWHLIKGLKEAIGKNGVTSNYSSIYAPYTWELIKNFQGGNAIFTYPNTPIKCGGAPQKIMYMADDMFRKSGVRERTNVIYCTTTTKMFFVPEYSDVLDGVVAKRNIQVKFRCNLKEIKADSKEAIFDLTKDDETVEEITLKYDMIHVAPPQSAPDFIKESPLAIPNNPFGWVDVNKDTLQHNRYSNVFALGDASSLPTSKTAAAIRRQAPVLVENLLALITSQPLNNRYNGYTCCPLITGYNKLVMAEFDGYTFTPMSSFPFNPAKERWSMWVMKKNILPWVYWNRMLKGQQFEGDYIKFMQWKKQK
- a CDS encoding fasciclin domain-containing protein; the protein is MADIVDIAVSAGSFQTLVTAVQVAGLVDALKSPGPFTVFAPNDEAFAKLPPGTVESLVKSPPQLGRILKYHVVAGKLMKEDLAKLNSVTSLEGSPISIDCSDGFEVKNSTVIAADIEADNGVIHVIDRVILMG
- a CDS encoding DUF4336 domain-containing protein, with protein sequence MTGKETQENSANFNINPKDIFWAFWPILPLYPYSKRRTIRKEIVPDTIWTFDQLQGIFYVAVPIRMTVIRLETGGLLIYAPVAPTIECIRLVKELVAKHGDVKYIILPTISGLEHKVFVGPFARRFPQAQVFIAPGQWSFPISLPLSWLGFPTKRTQILPEDSSKTPFADEFDYAILGPIGLGIGSFGEVAFFHKRSQTLLVTDSVVSVPENPPEIVELEPYPLLFHAKDDAFSIVEDNKDNRQKGWQRISLFAFYFRPSAMETVKLGEAFRTAFQVSDRSKKAYYGIYPFKWKNGWQHSFNALRRDGNLLVAPILQALILNRAPQETINWANQVSQWNFQRIIPCHFEAPISAKPQQFRQAFNFLEKNPAITDNLISTTKPLPEEDFQLLRELDEALGKLGIVPPSKEKI